One region of Theileria equi strain WA chromosome 4 map unlocalized gcontig_1105316255039, whole genome shotgun sequence genomic DNA includes:
- a CDS encoding hypothetical protein (encoded by transcript BEWA_054270A), with the protein MDDQSLPLEVSQENDFGPLVPKLENEDVGQEQPIVSAKGYTEDDPLDKVESTSDPNEHASAHTDVVSKDTKSEGENNDSMDQNDDPFSATSTPALDFTTSEEP; encoded by the coding sequence atggatgaCCAGAGTTTACCTTTGGAAGTTTCTCAAGAGAATGACTTTGGACCTTTGGTACCAAAACTCGAGAATGAAGACGTTGGACAAGAACAGCCTATTGTATCTGCTAAAGGATATACAGAAGATGACCCCTTAGACAAAGTTGAGTCTACCAGTGACCCTAATGAACACGCATCAGCTCATACCGATGTTGTGTCTAAAGACACCAAATCTGAGGGAGAGAATAATGACTCTATGGACCAAAATGATGATCCATTCTCTGCTACATCTACACCTGCTTTAGATTTTACAACCTCTGAAGAACCTTAA